TTTAACCTAAGGTTTTATTTGCGCAAATTACTGTTGATTACAGTTATTTATAAAGGAAGCTTGATCACCGCTAGCATTTCACCATCATCTTCACTGATTCCGACCTCTTCAAAGCCAAAGCTCGCGTAAAACGGTTTGGCAACGGGATTGCTCGGTACATAACAGATTTCTATGGTGGTAAGGTTTGGTGTCTGTTTGATTTCTTCGAGTGCGAGGGCGAGTGCCTTACGTCCAATCCCTTGTTGCTGAAATTGCTGATCAACCATAAAGCGCCAAATGGAGATGCGCTCTATACTTTCTTGTACCCACATTAGCATCCCAACAGCTTCATCATCGTGATAAATTGCGCGTGTGGTATAGCCATCATTAAATTTTGATTCCACGATGGAAAACATGTTGCAGGCAACTAAATCTTGCTGCCCAGGGCTGACATCTAAATCGCAAATGGCTTCGTAGTTTTGTTTATCAATGGCTCTTAGAGAGATATTCATCACGGCGTCCTTGTATTGTTATAGAAACAATATTCCAAATAGGCATGTTTTAACAAGAGAAAGTTTGCTTTATTGAGCGCACAATCATTGACCGTTAAGCACTTGTTCCTCACACTGGAAAACACCTTCGGCTTTATGTCGTTTTGCCTAAAACAAGGACCCTGTGATGCAGCTTACTACATTACTTAATATCTCCATCCCTATGATCCAAGCGCCAATGGCAGGCGTGCAAAATTGGCGCTTAGCGGCCGCAGCGACAAATGCCGGAATACTCGGTTCAATCCCTTGTGGTATGCTGAGTAAAGAGCAGGTCGTTGCAGAAATTGAGCATTTCAAAGCGCATGCTTCTGGCCCATATAACCTTAACTTTTTTTGCCATGAAATGCCGGAACTTGACCCTTATCAGCAAGACACGTGGAAGAAAAAACTAGCTTCATATTACGATGAGCTTGAGTTAACACCTAGCGATGAAATGGGGATCTTAAGACGCCCATTTGATAGGGAAATGGCTGAGGCCATTGCGCCTTATGAGCCTCCCGTGATCAGTTTTCATTTTGGTCTTCCAGATGCCGAATTGGTCGAGTTCGTAAAATCGTGGGGGACGACTATTTTATCTTCCGCAACGACCTTGGAAGAGGGAATATGGTTAGCTGAAAATGGTGCAGACATCGTGATAGCGCAAGGGATTGAAGCGGGTGGGCATAGGGCAACCTTCACCGAGACAAAACTTGAGTCTCAACTGCATACTCGGCAATTGGTCACTATCCTTAGTGATGCGCTGTCTGTGCCTGTAGTGGCTGCCGGGGGATTG
This sequence is a window from Pseudoalteromonas piscicida. Protein-coding genes within it:
- a CDS encoding GNAT family N-acetyltransferase; the encoded protein is MNISLRAIDKQNYEAICDLDVSPGQQDLVACNMFSIVESKFNDGYTTRAIYHDDEAVGMLMWVQESIERISIWRFMVDQQFQQQGIGRKALALALEEIKQTPNLTTIEICYVPSNPVAKPFYASFGFEEVGISEDDGEMLAVIKLPL